The stretch of DNA tgggtatgcactttgttgtacgtcgctctagataagagcgtctgccaaatgccaataatgtaatgtaacaatgaaGTACAAAAACTGCAGGACCACAGGAGTGGAGTCAGTGGATGAGAGTCGTCATGACGTCATGAGGCTTTTACATTAATTAAaaggattaacaaagtgaactaagggcggcacggatgatcctggtcctctctgtgtggagtttgcatgttctccccgtgtctgcgtggggttCCTCCAGGTacaccggtttcctcccacagtccgaagacatgcaggtttggctgattggagagtctaaattgcccgtgggtatgagtgtgtgagtgaatggtgtgtgtgccctgtgatggacctgtccagggtgtattcctgtatgctgggataggctccagcccccctgcaaccctgttcaggataagcgggttaagatagtggatggatggaacaaagtgaactacaggcgattcttcagggtgagtttagTTAGCAGAATGAGGGGGCATAAATAGAAATTGGCCAAGGATAAATTCGGCACAGATATTAAGAGTGGTCACTTGGAGTGTGGAATAGTTTAGTAGGACATGTAGtgaaggcagaaacactggcggttttcaagaccaggcttgatacggtgttagatatTATTCAGCtcttaggcaaactaagcagtggGTACGCTGTagtgcagtgtttcccaactccagtcctcgggacccacatgccagaaggtttttgttgcaaccagtaactcacacacctgatttaatgattgaaccaatcaaaccacaaaaatgcccttgattagttaaatcaggtgtgtgagctactggttacaacaaaaaccttctggcaagtgggtcccgaggactggagttgggaaacactgctgtAGTAAAAGGGAAAAGTGAGCATTACTGGGCTGAGTgacctgttctcaccattaccttaCGTTATGTTAGAACAGGTGAAGGcataagaagaaaaacaaaagtctCACTGAAAGTGTCTGATCAATAATGGTTTTAATGGGCTGTTTTAATGCACTGGTAACATACAGTGCCATGGTGGCATTCTGCcgtcaattcaattcaaattcataCAAATATTGAGAGGAAATAGACATGAATTTCAACAGCCAAAGGtattgaaaaactttttttgatcACAGCCTCTTTcctattttattaataattttgcTGGAGAGTTTTTGGACCTTTTCAAGGCgtgtattgtgtattttatCATCACCTGGTTTATCTTTGTTTtgcaaatacacatttttggcAATCACCGTTGAGGCACTATAACTCATAACAAATCAACAGAATCAATGAAGTTTAGCCAACAAAACAAATTCTGCATGACATAATGCATTGTTAACAATGCTAAAGTACATTAATGTACACAACATTACAAAACTCACAAATAATGGAAGTTTTTGTTGATTTAAGACTAAGTCACTCCTATGAGGCATAAGGAGCACGTTTTGTTTTCTAAGCAGATTTGAGTTTATCATTTGacacatgaaaaataatgtatgttaaacacaaacaacaaacatacaGAGATGTCACAAGTATGCATCCAAATAACATAAaccatatatttaatataaaacaaaGCAAGCTTAATAAATATGACATacacaaaatgacagaaaaacagGGTTGAAACCATTAGTTTCGGGAAACATTACAACAGGAAGTTAAAGGGATCCTCTCAGTATATCCGCTCGGTGTTATTAAACCTGACCATACAGGCTTTGTGTGACACACGCCACTACCCCCACCATTAGTTCTCAAAGGATAACACATTTCGGAGATGACTCAATCCAACAAAGATGTTTCGGCCTTGATGTTAAACTTTGAGGCACCGTTAATTGTAAAtcacacagcattttttgttaaatgttagattaaaaagaacaaagaaaactGATATTTGAAAGTTGAGGCCATAGCACTTAATGTGTGGACTGAGTCACCCCTTCCTGCTTTAAGCTCAGAGCATTTCTGTGGTTTCCCCAATCGCACTGTTCCTCAAAGAACCACACGGAGACAGCAAGACCTTCACTTAACTCCAGTAGTGTTGTTCTCAGTCTCTAGTGTTCAGTAACTGCATTGCCTTCGCTATTGTTGACTACAGACCCGGTAATTCAAACAAAGATTCACAGGAGAACTTGCAATAATACTATATGACTGACACAACCAATCTGCAAAGCATCGCAAAGGGTGAAAAATCCCAAGAAATGGGGAAAAGGTCAAAATGTTCTCTGCTCCAAAAGAAACTTCCTTAAAATCCCTCATTTTCACATTGCTCACGTTAGTTACAAAACCCAAGCCAAACATTAGGTCAATGTTCTGCaagtatgattttttttaaaaaggcatgaCCCATTCTTTGTAATGCATCCTGTGCTGTTAGCTTCCTTTGATCTCCACATCTTTTCTCAACAGGCCCGGGGGTTGGCCAAGCCCATTTTCTGGAAATATGGGATTCATAATCAACTTCCCGCAACTCAACCACTTCATCTCACCCTGTTCACTCGGATATGGTTCCAAATAACTGCAGAGTTACAAGTCACAAGTCTCATTTAAAACTGGGCTGGCACTGCATACAGTCACCTGACATCACTGAGAAATTGGAGCTTTAGCTGGcgttgtttttctgtgtgagtgagggttAAAGGTCATTTAGTGGGCAGAGGCCCAAAGGTGTCATCAATGGCATCCGTTTGAACTAATCAAAGTGGTTTGATTCACTGATAAAGCCTTTTGATTGGATCAGATCGATCAGTGACTGAGAATGTCCTTCCAAGAAGCGTTGCCTCACCCAGCATATGAGGAAGAAAGGTGTGGCTGAGCAGTACAGCACCGCAAACACAGTGTGATGGTAAGCTGCATCATGCTTGATTGCGCTtgcgccccccccccatggTAATTATGGGTAGTTCCTGCAGTACTCTGGGGCAATGTGGCAGTTTTGGTGGTACAAACCAAAGATAACCCAGTTCCTTTAGTTCAGTTATAATTTGAGTGCTTATCATTTTTtgtgtccttctctctctctcacacacacacacacacacacacacacacaaacacacaaacacacgcacatacgcacagtATGGAGTGCACTCttacacaatacatttttctcTGAATCCCCTCCACAAACatccttatgttttttttttttaatgacgggaaaagtaaaaagaaaaaaaaaaatgaatccaAGGTGCTACAGGTTCATAACAGCATTTGTGAAGTTGCTGTTGATGGTGTTTTTGTATGGTCCTTTATGCACATCAAAGTCAGCGTCTGGCCCTGTTCTCCACTTCTCCCAAGCGCAGTGGTGTCCTACAGGGCCATGCTCCTGTCAGTGTTGGAGGTGGGGCGGTCCCCTCTCTCCCGCCCGTTTACCCAATCGCTTTGGGGCTTCAGTACTGTCCTGGGCACCTTCCGGTCTCTCTCAGTGTCCGAattcacacccccacactgctaCAAAGTGCAAACAATTCAACTCCCTGGCTGCTCCCTCCCATAGCAAACGCCAAATCAATGCAacctaataataattaatattattattaatcatcaCTGTAATCGTGAGGCTATGAGGACATGTCAGTCTGCGCAGTCTTAAACGGGAAGGGAGGGAGTCAGGCACGTTTAACACTCAAGAGTGCATCGGTGTCGCAGGGAATTCAGTCCCACGGAGTCCAAGAACTCTCCTTCTGTAGTTCCATCTGGAGGTTTGGCCATGGCATCTGGTCATTCCCCAGTTGGACTACACTTCCCTAGGAAACATCAGAAAAGAATGCATTTGATGGATGGACACATAACGGGTGAAGATTAAGATGAGAAATATTAAACTCTTGGGAAAGTGGTTATGCATGAATAAAACTTTCCttagatttccaaatattcctaATATGGCCAAGCTAATTTACTTGACAATGATATagaaattattattcataaaccacagacacacatttcatttgcaaaacaataattacaatatgtACAGTAATAAAGCTTCAGTAAGAGGCCTAAAAGTGCATTAATAAGGCTTTTTTACACCTATTATTTGTACTTTGATAAGTGCTTTAAGCGTTTCCCTGTAAACAGATAATATTGTTCCTGTTGTATTTCTCATACACCGGGAGacttgtgtgtttacagggtcTAGCCTCGTGTATTATGTAAAACGGCTGAACAGGCCTGTTTAAACCATCTGAGCTATTCTGGTAGAGAAAACGGTTATAATTCAGCACAATGGCTATTGATCAAAGCGGCTTTCTCATGGCTGGTAAAGGGTTGGTCTCTTAATAGCTTGGGCGGAGGTGGAGATCATTTGATTATGAGCTCACAGTTCCAGACTGAGACAAAGGACAAGATGTCCAAATGCCAGCTTCCCACACCCACCGTGGCTGCACACAATGGCCCAGCTAAATGTGGCCGTCAGGAACGGGGCGGGCTGAGGATGTGTCCCGTGCTAAGGCTCCGTATGCGAAAACAAAGCCGTTGCTAATGGCTATATTGCTGACAGCGCAAATGCTTGTTGCTCAACACAGAAAGATTAATTGTGAGGAGAAAGCGCAGCAGGAGATATACTTCAGTAATGAGAGACGGGGGTGCAGGGATGGGAGGAAGCTTTGGGTGGGTACTGAAGGGACTTACGATGCGGTGAGCGTGGAGTTGAGCACCAGTGTGGTGCGTATCCTGTACAGCTGGGCTAGCGTCAGCTTCTTGTGCTGCTGGGCGGTGAGGCGGGGCAGGCCTTTCGACTTCCCGTCCGTCCTGGTGTCCTTGCAGACCTGCCCTTCCCCACTGTCCGCCAGGCTACAGTTCCCCTCCTGCCCAGCAGAGGGCAACGCCTCACAGTCCGACCCACTGCTGCTGGCTCGGCTGCAGGGGCAGCTCCGGCTGCTGTGATTGGGCTGGACCCTTTCCACATGCCGGGCCTTGGCCTTTCTCAGGATGTTGGTCAGTTTCCCCATGGGCGCACTTTGGGAGAGGCGTTCATTGCTGCCCCCAGTCCGCCCCTTCTTGTCCGGCTGACCCAGGAGCTCGCTGCTCTTGGAGGCCTTCTTAGAGAGGAGGGACAGGGACTTGCTGACGCCCTTCTCTCCCCTCACAGGAGCGCCCCCTGGAGACACGGGGTGGTGCAGCCGCCGTAGCAGGTTGTCCTCAGACTGTGAGCGGTGGGCAAACACCTGCAGGCAGCGGGGGCGGGCCTGCATCAGGGGCCGTCGCCGAAGCCTGAGGGAGCTTTGCATTGAGACCTGGGAACCATTGGACGAcaggtcctcctcttcctcctcctcctcgtcctctgGTTCTGGCTCCTCACCCTCAGTCTCCTCCCCTTCGCTATGACCAGGTCTGTCCTGTAGGTGGAGCTCTCTCAGCAGGGATTCGGGGGACAGGGTCCCGTATGCACTGTCCATGGAGAGGGAGCGGCACTGGGTGTCCATTTCAGGCTTCACCCCCACCTCTGTGCAGAAGAGCCGGTGCAGGCGGTTGGGTTTGGAGTCCAGCTGGCGGGACGGGGTCTCTGCCTCCGAGAAGGAGCCAGAACCAAAAGACTCTCCCAGTTCCGTGTGGAAGGACAATGAATCCTCCGTCTCATTGGTCTCCTCTATTATGGCCACTGACAAGGTCTCAGTCGagccttctgattggctgtggggaaggtgtgagaggggtttgggagaCAACAGGAAGAGAAGCGTGAGATGGGTAGACCACTGAGCGATTTTCCAGAAATACGACCTACAAACAAATTTttccctcgaatccaaatcaagccctggttttcttgtctaccaggtaattaactgaacaattagcgGTAATGATTTGCCAGACTGTCTTTagacctgactcccaggtaatgggagggtggaaaaccagcagttctcagccctcgtggactatgatttgatgatcccggACTGACagcatacaaatatttttagtaAGAATCATATACAGAGATACAAGCTATAGTGTATGTTATGCTAGTTTCCTTCTGTCCCTTGTGGATTCTTATCAATTAAATAATAGCTTAATACTCAGGGAGTTAATGGGTGTCTATGAGCATATAACATACCTTCCACTCTGCTGTTCCTTGTGTGGCAGACAGGGGGAGCTGCCGGTGGAGTTGctgctctcttcctcctcctccggtcTTTCCTGAAGGGTCGTCACCTGCTGCCGTACGTGCTCCTCGGAGCGGAGCTTCTTGAGCCGATTCTGCACAAAGAAGTTCTCCTTTAATCCTATTCAAAATTCTAaaccagtgttctagaactcagttgctttcaattagcagtagcgatcgttacatcagcattggaatgttcagttaagaacattcgaatcacatatttgtgacctcacacctcaaaGGGTTGATACTGTGAGTGTTTCGGGACAGTGGGCTCCTTCACCCCTTATTCCAAACCGGGTTaaagtgtgcgagaaggagggATATTCTAATGTAAATACAGACATGGACGTTACCTGGACATTGTAGATGGCGTCTATCCAGCTACGCCCCTGGGTGGCGCTGTTGGCCAGGAAGGAGTAGGCCGCCACGGCGCTGTTGAACTCATTGAGGTAGATGAGCAGGAAGGAGCCTGAAATAAGGAAAAGAGGTCAGAGTAAGTAAGGACTCAGTATGTTTTGAAGGGGGGGTGATGGACAGTTGTCATGACAGTGGGACAGCGACTATGAGCAATGGCTAATGCATTAGAGAGACGAcgattgtaatgtaatggtggaaTGGGGAGACAAAGAGATGCTGGCTGCAGCATGGTTAACTAACTTTGGAGAGGAAATACTAGATGGTGAGTCATAACTACAGTTGGAGAGATCCAAAGGGACACTGGTTGGCCATGTACTAGAATGTGACGGATGGTGATTTCGGTAGAGAACGTGGCTATAATGTAATTTGGGGAATGGAGTTTGATGAGTAGATGGTGGGAGTTGAGACATCAGGAGCACTGAAGGTGTACTGGGATTTGGGCATTTCCTCACCAGGGTCCTTGAGTTCCCGGCACACCACGTTGTTGATGAGCAGAGGCTGTCGGATCACCTTAACCTTCTCCACACGTTTCACCGACTTGGTGATGAGCAGCAGGTCCGTGAACAGGAAGCAGTACACGTCCATCTGGAAGAGGAGCACAAGCTAGCATCAAACATCTCTGGGGGGATTGGTTTGGGATCTTCTGTGGCCTTGATCAAATTCAGACCATCAGTAAACACTCACTCTGTGAACTGGCAGCATTAATTTACCCCCTTTAAACCACGACTATCATCATGACTTAACCAAAACCTCACTAAGATGGCTGCCTCTCAGTCCATTTATTGGAGGACCAGAGCACTCACTAAGATGGCTGCCTCTCAATCTACTTCCATGGAGAAGTGGGCACGGCCTCACTCACCCTGCTCTCCTTGCCCTCCTTCATgcgcagcgccccctccaggtgCAGCTCCCGCGTCTCCTCAGAGGAGGTGCCCATCATGGGGGCTGTCACGTCGAAGCAGCTGAACTCCCGCAGGAtctggggtggggagagagcaAAGGGTGACCCCAGGAACATGACAGTGTGGTGGATGAGGGGTTTGAGCACAAACAGGCCACTCCTGTTGTTTGGATAAACTCTTCCTGGTAATGCTCCAGCTATATGAATGGATTGAACAATATTATCTGTACGCACTGTAAAACTGCTTCCCTGCCCATTCTGCCACTCTGGTCCTCTGGTTCCCACGacagtcaggacagcagaaggCCTACCCAGTCACATCTTCTGACACAGGTTCAAAGCCCACCTCATCAGATTGCACCGTGGCTTCCCTGGCTAGTGGTATTAATTTTTCTACAACAAACACTTCTGTCTCTCATAAACTGAGCCTACTGTGCCTTCTTGATGACATGACACCTTTGTATTCCTGACACTCACTCTGATGTTCTCCGCTTCTGTACCTTAAGAGCCTTTGGTTAAGACTGACTGCTCACTGATTGTAATGCAATATGTATAGCAGTGACTGTACTAAGTAGGCTTTTCGCTGAGCCCCCGCTGACCACTAACAGCTAGCTGCTAACAGAAACCCCCCTcaccttctccacctcctcGCTGCCCCCCTCCACAGCCTCGTAGGACTCTATGCGGCTGGAGATGGCGGCCAGCTTCTGCTTCTCCTGACGTTGGCGCATCTGGGAGTCCACGCTGTTGATGAAGCCCTCCACGTGGGCCACCTGGGAGAGAGGACATCCCCCGTTAGCCACACAACACATCCGCCAGATATGCTTCCTCCACCATCCGGTGTTTCGTTTATGGCTACTTTCCATCTACAGCTGCCAACaatcccctctctccttccatcaTCTTATATCCTTCCACATTCCTCCCTCCATCCTGTCATCTCTCCATCATCACCCTCCGCTGTGTCTTtatcagaggtggaaagtcccaGGGTCTTCCACTGTTCCATTCAAGAAATCCAGCAAATCCAGGTGTGGAACAGAATACTGGGGAtgacctggattttccacctctgccctTTACAgtttcttccctccctctctgcccccctccgtccctccctccatctctcaccATGTTGCTGACAGCGTCGCGTGTGGCCGGATCATCTGTCTTCTTCAGCACGCTCTTCAGCAGCAGCGGGTACTTGGTGAGGCGCTGGTGGGGCTTGGCCAACATGTCCGTCAGCTTCAGACGGTTGCACTGCTTATGAGTCTCTGCCCACtgcgggaggagaggagaagcaATTACACACCCACAATGCCACCACTGCCCAGAACAAAGGCCACAAAGGAGGGCAAGAcattagcatagcatagcgtaACATAGCGCAGCATAGcataacagaacagaacatagcatagcatagcatagcatagcatagcatagcataaaataacataacataatataacatagtAGAGCATAATGACTAGAACAGGCCAGCAGTGCATCATGTGGACTATCAGACGTTCTGGTACCAGTATGCCACTCAAAACCCGTTCTGTTGCACTACTCGAAAAAGGAATGTTGCCTTAATTTTTCTGGAAtaacatgcacaaatgcacattGATTTAACAGTGCAGTTGGTGCAGTGTAATACAGTGCGGCGTAAGGTGGTGCAGTGAAACGCAGTGTGGGCGGGTGCGTCCTGCTCACCGTGACGAAGATCCTGAAGAGCTCGTTCTCCTTCAGCAGGCTCCTCGTGTACTCCATGCAGCTCTCCTCCTCCATGCAGTAATGGATGTAGGGCTTGAGCCTGGAGCCAATCTGtacatcatacacactattatTAACTTACCAATGGTTATGTATACACGtttgtgtgtccatgtatgtgtgcgtttgtgtgtgagtgagtgtgtgtatgttgtacactcacactctgaaagccctggtgcaggtgtgtgtgtgtgtgtgtgtgtgtgtgtgtgtgtgaggtagtgtgtgagtgtgtgtgtgtgagtgtgagagagtgtgtgtgtgtgtgtgtgtgagagtgtgtgtgtgtgtgtgtgtgtgtgagagtgtatgagtgtgagagagagtgtgtgtgtgagtgtgtgtgtgtgagtgagtgtgtgagtgagagtgagtgagtgtgtgtgtgtgtgtgtgtatgagtgagagtgtgtatgtgtgtgtgtgtgtgagtgagtgtgtgtgtgtgtgtgtgtgtatgagagagtgtgtatgtgagagagtgtgtgtgtgagtgtgtgtgtgtgtgagtgagtgtgtgtgtgtgtatgagagagtgtgtgtgtgagtgtgtgtgtgtgtgagtgagtgtgtgagtgtgtgtgtgtgtatgagacagtgtgtgtgtgtgtgagtgagtgtgtgagtgtgtgtgtatgagacagtgtgtgtgtgtgtgagtgagtgtgtgtgtgtgtatgagagagagagtgtgtgagtgagtgtgtgtatgagagagagagagtgtgtgtgtgagtgtgtgtgtgtataagagagtgtgtgtgagtgtgtgtgtg from Conger conger chromosome 14, fConCon1.1, whole genome shotgun sequence encodes:
- the LOC133110192 gene encoding pleckstrin homology domain-containing family G member 5-like isoform X4, translating into MVPNKWTMNSVLHRYGSPPRSWLGLRLRLNEKFSQEEKSAMCQHPDCPDHRRAAKVCHHPDCQDLNNQSPLSLCESCDTRRHPEESDSMHFDRHPRFDLQPQGSILARNVSTRSCPPRTCPPSDLEEEEDGGSDRGDRKAGGLKMTKKKPRRRHTDDPSKECFSLKFDLSVDIDTEIVPAMKKKTLREVLGPVFERKGIELSQVDLFLAQSNTPLSLNFEAYRFGGHYLKVRARPGQELKVEQELKDLRSLSLPLMKAGGSLYILTPGSERVEHGSLGRQENVDVLGQARRRKNMTEFLGDSSIPSPDSLAQLGGSLPSTGPDSWKNRAASRFSGFFSSGTVPFGKEVDRVEQLQSKLHSYSVLGLPKVPPQLSFHHDSWEEEDTNLDLEESWQSLLENPEALTRLQSQQQEAIWELLQTEATYIKRLRVITDLFLCGLLNLQDSGLLVEVEPARLFSNIQDIVRLHTALWAQVLLPALEKARESRALLDPTHLHQGFQSIGSRLKPYIHYCMEEESCMEYTRSLLKENELFRIFVTWAETHKQCNRLKLTDMLAKPHQRLTKYPLLLKSVLKKTDDPATRDAVSNMVAHVEGFINSVDSQMRQRQEKQKLAAISSRIESYEAVEGGSEEVEKILREFSCFDVTAPMMGTSSEETRELHLEGALRMKEGKESRMDVYCFLFTDLLLITKSVKRVEKVKVIRQPLLINNVVCRELKDPGSFLLIYLNEFNSAVAAYSFLANSATQGRSWIDAIYNVQNRLKKLRSEEHVRQQVTTLQERPEEEEESSNSTGSSPCLPHKEQQSGSQSEGSTETLSVAIIEETNETEDSLSFHTELGESFGSGSFSEAETPSRQLDSKPNRLHRLFCTEVGVKPEMDTQCRSLSMDSAYGTLSPESLLRELHLQDRPGHSEGEETEGEEPEPEDEEEEEEEDLSSNGSQVSMQSSLRLRRRPLMQARPRCLQVFAHRSQSEDNLLRRLHHPVSPGGAPVRGEKGVSKSLSLLSKKASKSSELLGQPDKKGRTGGSNERLSQSAPMGKLTNILRKAKARHVERVQPNHSSRSCPCSRASSSGSDCEALPSAGQEGNCSLADSGEGQVCKDTRTDGKSKGLPRLTAQQHKKLTLAQLYRIRTTLVLNSTLTASEV
- the LOC133110192 gene encoding pleckstrin homology domain-containing family G member 5-like isoform X5, coding for MGHPEEMRPPTGEKTLIREVCHHPDCQDLNNQSPLSLCESCDTRRHPEESDSMHFDRHPRFDLQPQGSILARNVSTRSCPPRTCPPSDLEEEEDGGSDRGRDRKAGGLKMTKKKPRRRHTDDPSKECFSLKFDLSVDIDTEIVPAMKKKTLREVLGPVFERKGIELSQVDLFLAQSNTPLSLNFEAYRFGGHYLKVRARPGQELKVEQELKDLRSLSLPLMKAGGSLYILTPGSERVEHGSLGRQENVDVLGQARRRKNMTEFLGDSSIPSPDSLAQLGGSLPSTGPDSWKNRAASRFSGFFSSGTVPFGKEVDRVEQLQSKLHSYSVLGLPKVPPQLSFHHDSWEEEDTNLDLEESWQSLLENPEALTRLQSQQQEAIWELLQTEATYIKRLRVITDLFLCGLLNLQDSGLLVEVEPARLFSNIQDIVRLHTALWAQVLLPALEKARESRALLDPTHLHQGFQSIGSRLKPYIHYCMEEESCMEYTRSLLKENELFRIFVTWAETHKQCNRLKLTDMLAKPHQRLTKYPLLLKSVLKKTDDPATRDAVSNMVAHVEGFINSVDSQMRQRQEKQKLAAISSRIESYEAVEGGSEEVEKILREFSCFDVTAPMMGTSSEETRELHLEGALRMKEGKESRMDVYCFLFTDLLLITKSVKRVEKVKVIRQPLLINNVVCRELKDPGSFLLIYLNEFNSAVAAYSFLANSATQGRSWIDAIYNVQNRLKKLRSEEHVRQQVTTLQERPEEEEESSNSTGSSPCLPHKEQQSGSQSEGSTETLSVAIIEETNETEDSLSFHTELGESFGSGSFSEAETPSRQLDSKPNRLHRLFCTEVGVKPEMDTQCRSLSMDSAYGTLSPESLLRELHLQDRPGHSEGEETEGEEPEPEDEEEEEEEDLSSNGSQVSMQSSLRLRRRPLMQARPRCLQVFAHRSQSEDNLLRRLHHPVSPGGAPVRGEKGVSKSLSLLSKKASKSSELLGQPDKKGRTGGSNERLSQSAPMGKLTNILRKAKARHVERVQPNHSSRSCPCSRASSSGSDCEALPSAGQEGNCSLADSGEGQVCKDTRTDGKSKGLPRLTAQQHKKLTLAQLYRIRTTLVLNSTLTASEV
- the LOC133110192 gene encoding pleckstrin homology domain-containing family G member 5-like isoform X6 is translated as MHFDRHPRFDLQPQGSILARNVSTRSCPPRTCPPSDLEEEEDGGSDRGRDRKAGGLKMTKKKPRRRHTDDPSKECFSLKFDLSVDIDTEIVPAMKKKTLREVLGPVFERKGIELSQVDLFLAQSNTPLSLNFEAYRFGGHYLKVRARPGQELKVEQELKDLRSLSLPLMKAGGSLYILTPGSERVEHGSLGRQENVDVLGQARRRKNMTEFLGDSSIPSPDSLAQLGGSLPSTGPDSWKNRAASRFSGFFSSGTVPFGKEVDRVEQLQSKLHSYSVLGLPKVPPQLSFHHDSWEEEDTNLDLEESWQSLLENPEALTRLQSQQQEAIWELLQTEATYIKRLRVITDLFLCGLLNLQDSGLLVEVEPARLFSNIQDIVRLHTALWAQVLLPALEKARESRALLDPTHLHQGFQSIGSRLKPYIHYCMEEESCMEYTRSLLKENELFRIFVTWAETHKQCNRLKLTDMLAKPHQRLTKYPLLLKSVLKKTDDPATRDAVSNMVAHVEGFINSVDSQMRQRQEKQKLAAISSRIESYEAVEGGSEEVEKILREFSCFDVTAPMMGTSSEETRELHLEGALRMKEGKESRMDVYCFLFTDLLLITKSVKRVEKVKVIRQPLLINNVVCRELKDPGSFLLIYLNEFNSAVAAYSFLANSATQGRSWIDAIYNVQNRLKKLRSEEHVRQQVTTLQERPEEEEESSNSTGSSPCLPHKEQQSGSQSEGSTETLSVAIIEETNETEDSLSFHTELGESFGSGSFSEAETPSRQLDSKPNRLHRLFCTEVGVKPEMDTQCRSLSMDSAYGTLSPESLLRELHLQDRPGHSEGEETEGEEPEPEDEEEEEEEDLSSNGSQVSMQSSLRLRRRPLMQARPRCLQVFAHRSQSEDNLLRRLHHPVSPGGAPVRGEKGVSKSLSLLSKKASKSSELLGQPDKKGRTGGSNERLSQSAPMGKLTNILRKAKARHVERVQPNHSSRSCPCSRASSSGSDCEALPSAGQEGNCSLADSGEGQVCKDTRTDGKSKGLPRLTAQQHKKLTLAQLYRIRTTLVLNSTLTASEV
- the LOC133110192 gene encoding pleckstrin homology domain-containing family G member 5-like isoform X3, which translates into the protein MVPNKWTMNSVLHRYGSPPRSWLGLRLRLNEKFSQEEKSAMCQHPDCPDHRRAAKVCHHPDCQDLNNQSPLSLCESCDTRRHPEESDSMHFDRHPRFDLQPQGSILARNVSTRSCPPRTCPPSDLEEEEDGGSDRGRDRKAGGLKMTKKKPRRRHTDDPSKECFSLKFDLSVDIDTEIVPAMKKKTLREVLGPVFERKGIELSQVDLFLAQSNTPLSLNFEAYRFGGHYLKVRARPGQELKVEQELKDLRSLSLPLMKAGGSLYILTPGSERVEHGSLGRQENVDVLGQARRRKNMTEFLGDSSIPSPDSLAQLGGSLPSTGPDSWKNRAASRFSGFFSSGTVPFGKEVDRVEQLQSKLHSYSVLGLPKVPPQLSFHHDSWEEEDTNLDLEESWQSLLENPEALTRLQSQQQEAIWELLQTEATYIKRLRVITDLFLCGLLNLQDSGLLVEVEPARLFSNIQDIVRLHTALWAQVLLPALEKARESRALLDPTHLHQGFQSIGSRLKPYIHYCMEEESCMEYTRSLLKENELFRIFVTWAETHKQCNRLKLTDMLAKPHQRLTKYPLLLKSVLKKTDDPATRDAVSNMVAHVEGFINSVDSQMRQRQEKQKLAAISSRIESYEAVEGGSEEVEKILREFSCFDVTAPMMGTSSEETRELHLEGALRMKEGKESRMDVYCFLFTDLLLITKSVKRVEKVKVIRQPLLINNVVCRELKDPGSFLLIYLNEFNSAVAAYSFLANSATQGRSWIDAIYNVQNRLKKLRSEEHVRQQVTTLQERPEEEEESSNSTGSSPCLPHKEQQSGSQSEGSTETLSVAIIEETNETEDSLSFHTELGESFGSGSFSEAETPSRQLDSKPNRLHRLFCTEVGVKPEMDTQCRSLSMDSAYGTLSPESLLRELHLQDRPGHSEGEETEGEEPEPEDEEEEEEEDLSSNGSQVSMQSSLRLRRRPLMQARPRCLQVFAHRSQSEDNLLRRLHHPVSPGGAPVRGEKGVSKSLSLLSKKASKSSELLGQPDKKGRTGGSNERLSQSAPMGKLTNILRKAKARHVERVQPNHSSRSCPCSRASSSGSDCEALPSAGQEGNCSLADSGEGQVCKDTRTDGKSKGLPRLTAQQHKKLTLAQLYRIRTTLVLNSTLTASEV